The Virgibacillus dokdonensis genome includes a window with the following:
- a CDS encoding ATP-binding cassette domain-containing protein, which translates to MLSSVAAYQLYYSNFFGGGRITFINFCALSTVKGMILSMNEPFLSIRDLHISFSRYTPKLTIEQITPVRSLNIEIYRGEILAVVGASGSGKSLLAHAIMGILPSNAKMSGEIYYDGQPLMPKKIKQLQGEKIAFIPQSINYLDPLMKVKKQVQIGLPKKGKKKIQESLFEAYDLQKQDGDLYPFQLSGGMLRRVLFATSVRDSVKLVIADEPTPGIHVEALDKVLKQLRVFADNGMAVLLITHDILSALSISDRVTIMKDGTALETASANKFEGRGEQLKTSYAKALWRALPTNDFLHAEGLDNVTM; encoded by the coding sequence GTGCTCAGTAGTGTAGCTGCCTATCAGTTATATTATAGCAACTTTTTCGGGGGAGGAAGAATTACTTTCATTAATTTTTGTGCCTTAAGTACAGTGAAAGGAATGATACTTAGTATGAACGAACCATTTTTATCAATACGTGATTTACATATTTCATTTTCGCGATATACACCTAAACTAACTATTGAGCAGATTACACCAGTCCGCTCATTGAATATAGAGATTTATAGAGGTGAGATTTTAGCTGTAGTGGGTGCTAGTGGTTCAGGAAAAAGTTTGTTAGCACATGCTATTATGGGGATCTTACCCTCAAATGCTAAGATGTCTGGAGAGATCTATTATGATGGTCAACCACTTATGCCAAAAAAGATTAAACAGTTGCAAGGTGAAAAAATAGCTTTCATTCCACAATCTATTAACTATTTAGATCCCTTAATGAAAGTGAAGAAACAGGTGCAAATTGGTTTGCCTAAGAAGGGTAAGAAAAAAATTCAAGAATCGTTGTTTGAGGCATATGATTTACAAAAGCAAGACGGTGATTTATACCCTTTTCAACTATCAGGGGGTATGCTCCGCCGTGTGCTGTTTGCAACTAGTGTTAGAGATAGCGTAAAGTTAGTAATCGCAGACGAACCTACACCTGGTATCCATGTTGAAGCTTTAGATAAGGTGCTAAAGCAACTACGTGTATTTGCTGATAACGGTATGGCAGTACTACTCATTACACATGATATTCTATCTGCGCTATCTATTAGTGATCGAGTAACTATAATGAAGGATGGTACTGCGCTTGAAACAGCATCTGCTAATAAGTTTGAAGGAAGAGGGGAGCAGTTAAAAACATCCTATGCGAAGGCGTTGTGGCGAGCATTGCCTACTAATGATTTTTTGCATGCGGAGGGCTTAGATAATGTTACAATGTGA
- a CDS encoding DEAD/DEAH box helicase: METTLIFIEEEKKRVEETLEHYQERKTLLEEEFETASREGLLKRVIRKVLCKKNEQILQLEAELVEINAKIETEADTLHQLNLKKYATQEVMKEEKNKIDYYDRVMEKYEDQNLVLPDEKYWSSSAYDYRQEKAIWITDELNHERGLLFLKAMKIHKLILIFNYKAVRSNLRLLNYRNQLDLNQSEHRRYLEYAWQAVHLITPLISTTFASFSLMYKGVSKDFIDYLFIDEAGQASPQQAAGALWRSKNAIVVGDPLQIEPVVTIDQTILGDIKKYYNVDSIYIDKGSSVQSIADNANRFGVYNKYGQWIGIPLWVHRRCSSPMFTISNEIAYDNKMVLAKKEKLGESAWFHCIGSAINRQFVKEQAYFVAEKISSQWKNGIEPPDIYVITPFTAVKDGIKNIVRARLKQEGIPIRDISSWIIKSIGTVHTFQGREADIVYFVAGTDEKSDSAADWSCSKPNLINVAVTRAKEEFYMVGDYKRLSKKEYYKTIAGNIGEVYNLENSRYVIKK; the protein is encoded by the coding sequence TTGGAGACAACTTTAATATTTATTGAAGAAGAGAAGAAAAGAGTAGAAGAGACACTAGAACATTACCAAGAGAGAAAAACATTATTAGAAGAAGAATTTGAAACAGCTTCAAGAGAAGGGCTTTTAAAGAGAGTAATTAGAAAAGTGCTTTGTAAAAAGAATGAACAAATATTACAATTAGAAGCTGAATTAGTAGAAATTAATGCAAAAATTGAGACAGAAGCAGATACTTTACATCAATTGAACTTAAAAAAGTATGCAACACAAGAAGTTATGAAGGAAGAAAAAAATAAAATAGATTACTATGATCGTGTAATGGAAAAATATGAAGATCAAAATTTAGTGCTACCTGATGAGAAATATTGGAGTAGTTCTGCATACGATTATAGGCAAGAAAAAGCAATTTGGATCACAGATGAATTAAACCATGAAAGAGGATTGTTATTTTTAAAAGCAATGAAGATTCATAAGTTGATATTAATATTCAACTACAAAGCGGTAAGATCTAACCTTCGTTTATTAAATTACCGAAATCAGTTAGATTTAAACCAGAGTGAACATAGACGATACTTGGAATATGCTTGGCAAGCTGTTCATTTGATAACTCCATTAATAAGTACTACTTTTGCAAGTTTTAGTTTGATGTATAAAGGGGTAAGCAAAGATTTTATTGATTATTTGTTTATTGATGAAGCTGGGCAAGCTAGTCCACAGCAAGCAGCAGGAGCATTATGGCGTTCCAAAAATGCTATTGTAGTTGGAGATCCACTTCAAATAGAACCAGTCGTAACTATTGATCAAACAATTCTAGGAGACATTAAAAAATACTATAATGTGGATTCTATTTATATTGATAAAGGATCCTCTGTACAATCTATTGCTGATAATGCAAATAGATTTGGAGTATATAATAAGTATGGACAGTGGATTGGAATTCCTTTATGGGTTCATAGAAGGTGTTCAAGTCCAATGTTTACCATTTCTAATGAAATTGCTTATGATAATAAAATGGTCTTAGCTAAAAAGGAAAAGCTTGGAGAAAGCGCATGGTTTCATTGTATAGGTAGTGCAATTAATCGCCAATTTGTAAAAGAACAAGCATACTTTGTTGCGGAAAAGATCTCCTCACAATGGAAAAATGGTATAGAGCCACCAGATATATATGTAATCACTCCTTTTACCGCTGTTAAAGACGGTATTAAGAACATTGTAAGAGCACGCTTAAAGCAAGAAGGTATTCCAATTCGAGATATAAGTAGCTGGATTATTAAATCAATAGGAACCGTTCATACATTTCAGGGCAGGGAGGCAGATATTGTTTATTTTGTAGCTGGAACAGATGAAAAAAGCGATAGCGCTGCCGATTGGTCATGCTCTAAGCCTAATCTAATTAACGTGGCTGTGACAAGAGCAAAAGAAGAATTTTACATGGTAGGGGATTATAAACGTCTTTCAAAAAAAGAATATTATAAAACTATTGCAGGAAATATTGGTGAAGTTTACAATCTTGAAAATAGCAGGTATGTAATAAAGAAATAG
- a CDS encoding ABC transporter ATP-binding protein, whose amino-acid sequence MLQCENIGFSYDNQSWLFEGVYLTVKPGKVVGISGMSGCGKTTLAKVLAGHLPYQKGRILINQDIVDKKDFNPVQLILQHSEKSVNPYWKMKDILAESYIPSMELLEQFGIKEEWLSRWPIELSGGELQRFSIVRALHLKTKYIIADEITTMFDSITQVQIWRALLNICQKRKLGLIVISHEMDILTKICDEIYTMQELKKSIIDR is encoded by the coding sequence ATGTTACAATGTGAAAATATTGGATTTTCATATGATAACCAAAGCTGGCTTTTTGAGGGTGTATATTTAACTGTTAAACCAGGAAAAGTTGTAGGTATCTCTGGGATGAGTGGCTGCGGTAAAACAACGTTAGCTAAAGTGCTTGCAGGCCATTTACCTTATCAAAAAGGAAGAATTTTGATTAACCAAGATATAGTAGACAAAAAAGATTTTAATCCAGTACAGCTTATATTGCAACATTCGGAAAAATCTGTGAACCCATATTGGAAAATGAAAGATATTTTAGCTGAAAGTTATATCCCATCAATGGAGCTGTTAGAGCAATTTGGTATAAAGGAAGAGTGGTTATCGCGTTGGCCGATAGAGCTATCAGGTGGTGAGCTTCAACGATTTTCGATTGTACGAGCGCTACACTTAAAAACTAAATATATTATTGCAGATGAAATCACAACGATGTTTGATAGTATAACGCAAGTGCAGATTTGGAGAGCTCTATTAAATATTTGCCAAAAGAGAAAGCTGGGGTTAATTGTTATTAGTCATGAAATGGATATTTTAACTAAAATTTGTGATGAAATATACACTATGCAGGAGTTGAAGAAAAGTATAATAGATAGATGA
- a CDS encoding type I restriction-modification system subunit M, which translates to MITSEEIKKRLWDGANELRGSMDASRYKDYMLGLMFYKFLSDKTLDTFKKSSGMKQSDEKEIVQAYHEAYEQYGEQLITMIRDVLGYYVLPDNLYQTWIEDIQAGEFEVQKVTDSLNSFERTVAVTGDADDFKGIFSNSTIDFTDTALGSNLNERSKNIKSLILLFADLNMVALQKGDVLGDAYEYLIGQFAMESGKKAGEFYTPHQVSEVMAQIVAKTSGIESIYDPTVGSGSLLLTVRKQLNEDAQKSLIYYGQEKNTATYNLTRMNLLLHGVRPDRMTIRNGDTLAEDWPEDPQRPNEGVQFDAVVMNPPYSAKNWNKSDLKVSDPRFEIAGVLPPDSKGDYAFLLHGLFHLGQHGTMAIVLPHGVLFRGGTEGEIRKRLVDKNYIDTIIGLPDKLFTNTGIPVTVIILKKNRNIGDPVLIIDASKDFMKLGKQNVLQEKDIAKIADTYTERREEKGYSHLATREEIIKNEYNLNIPRYIESIADDVPQDVDAHLFGGIPRSNIAELNVLTSTVPNILEQSLKEIRNGYFVLSSSIDEMTENILKDPYVIEKSNEMEVKITAYMNKYWELLKNIDNVNQITDLKNEMLIEIKNILSEFNHVNIYDGYQIIAEIWQHTLTDDTEIIASNGFYTSGRTRVPRMVTKGTGKKKRLEQDGWMGSIVPNALITKHLYRDELAAIEAKKMRLQEIETELADLVEATKVEDSEEELALGETLNEKEDAFLVGAVRAEIKKVKKDTTEYALLKNVESLLNEKATLNTKVKKLEKELKEATEERILTLTNAEIDMLMYEKWFGNVVDKMVILIENPLKEELHILEMLQERYSETLSTIEEKSEQLEKQLEAMMHELMVNE; encoded by the coding sequence ATGATTACATCAGAGGAAATAAAGAAAAGGCTTTGGGATGGTGCCAATGAATTAAGAGGTTCTATGGATGCCAGCCGATACAAAGATTATATGTTAGGCTTAATGTTTTATAAGTTTTTAAGTGATAAAACATTAGACACATTTAAAAAGAGCAGCGGTATGAAGCAAAGTGACGAGAAAGAAATCGTACAAGCCTATCACGAAGCGTATGAACAATACGGTGAACAATTGATAACGATGATTCGAGATGTACTTGGTTATTACGTATTACCTGATAATTTATATCAAACTTGGATAGAAGATATACAGGCAGGAGAATTTGAAGTTCAAAAAGTAACGGATAGTTTAAATAGCTTTGAACGAACGGTAGCTGTGACTGGTGATGCGGATGACTTTAAAGGGATATTTTCAAATTCGACAATTGACTTTACAGACACTGCTTTGGGTAGTAATTTGAATGAACGTAGCAAAAATATAAAATCGCTTATTTTGCTTTTTGCTGACTTAAATATGGTTGCCTTACAAAAAGGAGATGTCTTAGGTGATGCGTATGAATATCTCATTGGACAATTTGCAATGGAGTCAGGAAAAAAAGCGGGGGAATTCTACACGCCCCACCAAGTAAGCGAAGTAATGGCGCAAATTGTAGCTAAAACATCAGGGATTGAGTCCATTTATGATCCTACTGTTGGGTCGGGTTCCCTATTATTAACTGTTAGGAAACAATTGAATGAAGATGCACAGAAAAGTTTAATTTATTACGGTCAAGAAAAAAATACTGCAACATATAACTTAACCCGAATGAACTTATTACTACATGGTGTGCGTCCTGATAGAATGACCATTCGAAATGGCGATACGTTAGCAGAAGATTGGCCTGAAGACCCACAGCGACCAAATGAAGGTGTGCAGTTTGATGCGGTTGTGATGAATCCACCTTATTCCGCAAAAAACTGGAATAAATCAGACTTAAAAGTAAGTGATCCACGATTTGAAATTGCTGGAGTGTTACCTCCAGATTCGAAAGGAGACTATGCATTCCTTTTACATGGACTATTTCATCTAGGACAGCATGGTACGATGGCAATTGTTTTACCTCATGGCGTATTATTCAGAGGTGGAACAGAAGGTGAAATTCGTAAACGTTTAGTAGATAAAAATTATATTGATACAATTATCGGATTACCAGATAAATTGTTTACAAATACAGGCATTCCAGTTACTGTAATCATCTTAAAAAAGAATCGAAACATCGGTGATCCAGTGTTAATTATTGATGCGTCAAAAGATTTTATGAAACTAGGAAAGCAGAACGTCTTACAAGAAAAAGATATTGCAAAAATTGCCGATACGTATACAGAGCGTAGAGAAGAAAAAGGTTATAGCCATTTAGCAACAAGAGAAGAAATCATAAAAAATGAATATAACTTAAACATTCCACGTTATATTGAATCAATTGCAGACGATGTCCCTCAAGATGTTGATGCGCATTTATTTGGTGGCATACCACGTTCAAATATAGCAGAATTAAACGTTTTAACATCAACAGTTCCTAACATTTTGGAACAATCTTTGAAAGAAATTCGTAATGGCTATTTCGTCTTATCAAGTTCGATCGATGAGATGACGGAGAATATATTAAAAGATCCTTATGTCATAGAGAAATCAAATGAAATGGAAGTTAAAATAACAGCTTACATGAATAAGTATTGGGAACTACTTAAAAATATAGATAATGTAAATCAAATAACAGATTTGAAAAATGAAATGCTTATCGAAATTAAAAACATTCTATCCGAATTTAATCATGTTAATATCTATGATGGGTATCAGATTATTGCGGAAATTTGGCAACACACATTGACAGATGATACTGAAATTATTGCATCTAATGGTTTTTATACATCAGGTCGTACACGTGTCCCGCGTATGGTAACAAAAGGAACAGGAAAGAAAAAACGTCTAGAGCAAGATGGTTGGATGGGAAGCATTGTGCCTAATGCCTTAATTACAAAGCATTTATATAGGGATGAGTTAGCAGCAATTGAAGCTAAGAAAATGAGATTACAAGAAATTGAAACAGAATTAGCTGACTTAGTAGAAGCTACCAAAGTAGAAGATAGTGAAGAAGAACTAGCATTAGGGGAAACGTTAAATGAAAAAGAAGATGCATTTCTTGTTGGAGCTGTTAGAGCGGAAATAAAAAAAGTAAAAAAGGATACAACAGAGTATGCATTATTAAAAAATGTAGAGTCATTGTTAAACGAAAAAGCAACGTTAAATACAAAAGTGAAGAAATTAGAAAAAGAATTAAAAGAAGCAACAGAAGAACGTATCTTAACATTAACAAATGCTGAAATTGATATGTTAATGTATGAAAAATGGTTTGGGAATGTTGTGGATAAAATGGTGATTCTAATTGAAAATCCTTTAAAAGAGGAGCTACATATACTTGAAATGTTGCAGGAACGTTATTCTGAGACGTTATCTACAATAGAAGAAAAAAGTGAACAATTAGAAAAACAACTTGAAGCAATGATGCATGAATTGATGGTGAATGAGTGA
- a CDS encoding restriction endonuclease subunit S produces MEQKKRVPKRRFNGFVDEWKTINWRDAVEISTNMVNPRKSDYADLYHIGPGNIESFTGRLLNNIIKVKDSNLISGKFHFFKNDIIYGKINPQLAKYTMAKSEGLASADAYILNGKNGIEQQFLYYIIQTNDFYKYTVSVSSRTGMPKVNREELNVYNFNVPERKEQQKIGDFFKKLDDMITIQQRKLEKTKALKSAYLAEMFPAEGERLPKRRFAGFTDEWEKWKLGNLAEIVRGASPRPIQEPKWFDKKSNIGWLRISDVTEQNGRINYLEQRLSKLGQEKTRVLNEPHLLLSIAATVGKPVVNYVKTGVHDGFLIFMNPKFDREFMFQWLEMFRPMWNKYGQPGSQINLNSEIVKGQIIVVPNLEEQKKIGAFFKSIDTMITNHHRKLEKLQALKQAYLHEMFV; encoded by the coding sequence ATGGAGCAAAAAAAACGAGTGCCCAAAAGAAGATTTAATGGGTTTGTAGATGAGTGGAAAACAATAAATTGGAGAGATGCAGTAGAAATATCCACAAATATGGTAAATCCTAGGAAGAGTGACTACGCTGATTTATATCATATAGGTCCAGGAAATATAGAATCTTTTACGGGAAGATTGTTAAATAATATTATAAAGGTGAAAGACAGTAATTTAATTAGCGGTAAGTTTCATTTTTTTAAAAATGACATAATTTATGGGAAAATAAATCCGCAATTAGCCAAATACACAATGGCAAAATCAGAAGGGCTGGCTAGTGCCGATGCATACATTTTAAACGGAAAAAATGGAATTGAACAACAATTTCTTTACTATATCATACAAACTAATGATTTTTATAAATACACTGTATCTGTATCATCTAGAACAGGAATGCCTAAAGTAAATCGTGAAGAACTAAATGTTTATAATTTCAATGTACCTGAGAGAAAAGAACAGCAAAAAATAGGTGATTTCTTCAAAAAACTTGATGATATGATCACTATCCAACAACGTAAGTTAGAAAAAACAAAAGCGTTAAAATCTGCCTATCTTGCTGAAATGTTTCCTGCTGAAGGCGAGCGATTGCCAAAAAGAAGATTTGCAGGATTTACTGATGAATGGGAAAAGTGGAAGTTGGGAAATTTGGCAGAGATTGTTAGGGGAGCATCCCCAAGACCAATTCAAGAACCAAAATGGTTTGATAAGAAATCTAATATTGGGTGGTTACGAATTTCTGACGTAACTGAACAAAACGGTCGAATTAATTATTTGGAACAACGCTTATCAAAATTAGGTCAAGAAAAAACTCGTGTTTTAAATGAACCACATTTGTTATTGAGTATTGCAGCAACCGTAGGAAAGCCAGTTGTTAATTATGTGAAAACAGGAGTACATGATGGATTCTTAATTTTTATGAATCCAAAATTTGACCGTGAGTTTATGTTTCAATGGTTAGAGATGTTTCGACCAATGTGGAATAAATATGGACAACCTGGGAGTCAGATTAATCTTAATTCTGAAATAGTAAAGGGACAAATAATTGTTGTGCCAAACCTAGAAGAACAAAAAAAAATAGGAGCATTCTTCAAAAGTATTGACACCATGATCACGAATCACCACCGTAAATTAGAAAAGTTACAAGCGTTAAAACAAGCATATCTACATGAGATGTTTGTGTAA